In [Mycobacterium] stephanolepidis, the genomic window GTCTTGGCGTATCCGGGAATCAAACCAACCGAGGTGATGAGTGTCGGATGATCGAACTTGGCCGTGATCGACTGACCGTCTTGTTCCTTCCACTGGCACCGCCACGCGGTGAGTGGGTCGTTATCGAACGCCTTGGCGGGGTCGTAGACGTATTTCACCCCGTTGCTGTCGGTGCCGTCCTCGGCCTGGACGCAATTGGTGGACACGTCCACCGGCTTAACTGCACTCGAGGGCGCAGCAGGTGGCGCCGTCGAGGTGGGCGCCGCAGCGCTACTCGTCACCTTCGGGTCATTCGGCGGCAGCATTCCGTGCGTCTGCTGCTGGGTGGATCCATCGCCGCGCACCGCCATGTATCCGACGTAGCCAAGCCCGACGATCACGAGCAGACCCGCAAGCATCGCGAAGGCCATGATGATCCCGCGATGCGATCGCGCATTGGGATCACGCCACGGATCGGAGAACTGCACCTGCGCGGCCAGCGCGGGAGGGCACACGGGCAACTGCGCCAGGGCCTCACGCAGATCGGGGCGGGTGTGCCACAGCCGCAGCAGTTGATCCTGCGGTAGCGCCGGGTTGTGCGCGGCGGCGAACTCCGCGTCGTAGTCCGGCGCCGGTCCGTAGTTGTATGGACCGGTCATGGGCGGCCATTATTCCGCACGAAGGGGCGTCGGGGACCACAGGTAGCCACCCGCCATGCCGGTCTATTCATGGTTCTCCATGTTCCCCACTCGCCCCGATCGAGTATCCGCAGGCCCGCCGCGTGGTCCGCCGGAGAATCGTCAGCATCTTCGGACGTGCTAGTTTGGCCGCTGGTATCTGCATGACCCAGAGGAGCTCCGATGACCAGATTTGTGGTGCCGGCCGCCGCGAGCGTGCTGATCGGGCTGCTGCTGGGCGCCGCGGCCGTGTTCGGTCTGACGCTGTCGGTTGAACAGGACAAGAAGCCCGTCGTGACCGGTATCGATCCGTCGACGGCAATCCTCAACCGTCCCGATTACGGCAACCGGAGCTGACATCGCGCGGCTCCCGGCAGCGCCGCGCCGCATTTCCTGAACCGTGACGCACCGCCTTGACTCTTCCCCGCTGAGCCGGCGGTGGCTCGCG contains:
- a CDS encoding DUF2613 domain-containing protein, with the translated sequence MTRFVVPAAASVLIGLLLGAAAVFGLTLSVEQDKKPVVTGIDPSTAILNRPDYGNRS
- a CDS encoding NADase-type glycan-binding domain-containing protein yields the protein MTGPYNYGPAPDYDAEFAAAHNPALPQDQLLRLWHTRPDLREALAQLPVCPPALAAQVQFSDPWRDPNARSHRGIIMAFAMLAGLLVIVGLGYVGYMAVRGDGSTQQQTHGMLPPNDPKVTSSAAAPTSTAPPAAPSSAVKPVDVSTNCVQAEDGTDSNGVKYVYDPAKAFDNDPLTAWRCQWKEQDGQSITAKFDHPTLITSVGLIPGYAKTDIDGSDRFAQNRKITRVRWEFSDGSSVKQQVPVSRALASIKVNVVTDSVTMVIEATEPGVSIVNKSGQRQDAFNGLVSVSEIEIMGTQPPAAPAPTPAPAPAPLAPPRSSNAVPGAPAVTAPATPPPSAPGAPAQP